A single Deltaproteobacteria bacterium DNA region contains:
- the rsxC gene encoding electron transport complex subunit RsxC, which translates to MNKSLLTFPKGGIHPPEGKDLTEHLAVETLPIPEDVEILLNQHFGAPCTPLVKKKDQVAEGDVIGVVEKGLGAAIHSSVTGTVKTIGASAHPIAVKAPAVVIQTDTEAPPREWPESDWQALSKDELLDRVKNAGIVGIGGAGFPTHVKLSPPPAAKVDTLILNGAECEPYLTADHRLMLEQPEKVVEGAKIILRILGIKECQIAIEANKPDAIETMKTACAEASNDFNVTVSPLKVKYPQGSEKQLIQSITGRKVPGFGLPFDVGVIVQNVGTAKAIYDAVVLQKPLYEKIMTISGRGIARPANLLVKIGTRISDIVSYLGGTLPGLAKIVLGGPMMGFAVSTLDIPVTKTTSGILFLTEKEIDLRPYGQCIRCGWCLEACPMGLLPNEIGVHVEAGRAGDTSQFGVFECFECGCCAYTCPAKRPLVQFIRLAKMKAKK; encoded by the coding sequence ATGAATAAATCACTGCTTACCTTTCCGAAAGGGGGGATCCATCCACCCGAGGGAAAGGACCTCACAGAACATCTGGCAGTTGAAACCCTGCCCATACCCGAAGACGTGGAGATTCTTCTCAATCAGCACTTCGGCGCCCCCTGTACGCCGTTGGTCAAGAAGAAAGACCAGGTTGCCGAAGGGGATGTCATAGGAGTTGTGGAAAAGGGCCTTGGGGCCGCTATCCACAGCAGCGTCACCGGGACCGTGAAGACAATCGGTGCATCGGCCCATCCCATTGCAGTAAAGGCCCCGGCCGTCGTTATCCAGACAGATACCGAGGCCCCACCGAGGGAATGGCCGGAATCTGACTGGCAGGCACTTTCAAAGGATGAACTGCTGGATCGGGTCAAGAATGCCGGGATCGTGGGAATCGGGGGGGCCGGGTTTCCCACCCATGTTAAGCTCTCCCCGCCTCCCGCCGCAAAGGTGGACACCCTCATCCTCAATGGCGCTGAATGCGAGCCCTATCTGACCGCTGATCATCGCCTCATGCTCGAGCAACCTGAAAAGGTGGTTGAAGGGGCCAAGATCATTTTGCGCATCCTGGGCATTAAAGAATGCCAAATCGCCATTGAAGCCAACAAACCTGACGCCATCGAAACCATGAAAACCGCCTGCGCCGAGGCGTCCAACGATTTCAATGTAACGGTATCGCCCCTGAAGGTCAAATACCCTCAGGGATCGGAAAAACAGTTGATACAGAGTATTACCGGCCGTAAGGTCCCCGGTTTCGGGCTCCCTTTTGATGTAGGCGTCATCGTCCAGAATGTGGGAACCGCCAAGGCGATTTACGACGCTGTGGTGCTGCAAAAGCCCTTATACGAAAAAATTATGACGATTTCGGGTCGCGGTATCGCAAGACCGGCAAATCTCCTGGTCAAAATCGGGACCCGTATCAGCGATATTGTGTCCTATCTGGGCGGAACACTGCCGGGCCTGGCCAAGATTGTGCTGGGGGGCCCGATGATGGGCTTTGCCGTCTCCACCCTGGATATCCCTGTTACCAAGACCACCTCCGGAATCCTTTTTTTAACCGAGAAGGAAATCGATCTCCGTCCCTACGGCCAGTGCATCCGCTGTGGGTGGTGTCTGGAGGCCTGCCCCATGGGACTTCTCCCCAATGAAATCGGCGTCCATGTAGAGGCGGGGCGTGCAGGGGATACATCGCAATTCGGCGTATTTGAATGTTTTGAATGCGGGTGCTGCGCCTATACCTGTCCGGCCAAACGCCCCCTGGTCCAGTTTATCCGTTTGGCCAAAATGAAAGCAAAAAAGTAG
- a CDS encoding RnfABCDGE type electron transport complex subunit D gives MRVLRLYLSGQTPPGPVYPFGQNESKKVASVNRFTDLRSRAIETVEKESGSPLVGSPLLTVSVSPHVKSGESVEKIMWTVVACLLPPLILSVFIFGIQTLIITAISVLSCVAAEAVSQKLLHRPITIKDGSAVITGLLMAYVIPPGVPYWIPILGAVMAIYVAKHLLGGIGFNIFNPALIGRAFLVATFPVAATSAWLPPIRDAAVFKYMGSGIDAVSTATPLYVLRHYGPDALMEKFGSMSTIYADFFVGWRPGCIGETSALLLLMGGLFLMYKKYITWHIPVSVIVSVGFFTWVFGGERLFTGNPLLAILSGGVFLGAFFMATDYVTSPSQAPAKLIFGMGIGALTVLIRLKGGYPEGVCYAILLMNPLVPALEGWFRPKRFAPQKGA, from the coding sequence ATGCGGGTGCTGCGCCTATACCTGTCCGGCCAAACGCCCCCTGGTCCAGTTTATCCGTTTGGCCAAAATGAAAGCAAAAAAGTAGCTTCTGTTAACCGATTTACTGATTTAAGGAGTCGTGCCATCGAAACGGTAGAAAAAGAGAGTGGATCGCCTTTGGTCGGTTCGCCGTTGCTGACGGTCTCGGTATCGCCTCACGTAAAGAGCGGTGAATCCGTTGAAAAAATCATGTGGACGGTGGTGGCCTGCCTCCTGCCGCCGCTTATCTTATCTGTTTTTATATTCGGTATTCAGACGCTCATTATTACCGCCATCAGCGTCTTGAGCTGTGTGGCGGCAGAGGCGGTCTCCCAAAAGCTGCTCCACCGGCCCATAACCATAAAAGATGGAAGCGCTGTCATCACCGGGCTGCTGATGGCCTATGTCATCCCTCCCGGGGTCCCTTATTGGATCCCCATTTTGGGGGCGGTAATGGCCATTTATGTTGCCAAGCATCTCCTGGGGGGCATCGGGTTCAACATATTCAACCCGGCCCTTATCGGCCGGGCCTTTCTGGTGGCCACCTTTCCCGTGGCCGCCACCTCTGCCTGGCTCCCTCCCATCCGTGACGCGGCTGTTTTCAAGTATATGGGATCGGGAATCGATGCGGTTTCCACGGCCACCCCCCTTTATGTGCTGCGGCATTATGGCCCGGATGCGCTGATGGAAAAATTCGGGAGCATGTCCACAATATACGCTGATTTCTTTGTGGGATGGAGACCGGGATGTATCGGGGAAACATCCGCCCTCCTGCTTTTGATGGGCGGTCTGTTCCTGATGTATAAAAAATATATCACCTGGCATATCCCTGTATCTGTCATTGTGTCGGTGGGGTTCTTTACCTGGGTGTTCGGCGGGGAGCGTCTCTTTACAGGAAATCCGCTGCTGGCCATTCTCTCGGGAGGGGTTTTTCTGGGGGCCTTTTTCATGGCCACCGATTATGTCACCTCCCCGTCCCAGGCCCCGGCAAAGCTGATTTTCGGGATGGGTATAGGGGCACTGACGGTCTTAATCCGTTTAAAAGGCGGATATCCGGAGGGTGTCTGCTATGCGATTCTGCTCATGAATCCGCTCGTACCGGCATTAGAGGGATGGTTTAGACCCAAGCGTTTTGCTCCTCAAAAAGGTGCCTGA
- a CDS encoding cupin domain-containing protein has product MIKSIPWLIVAGVTAMTIGGCATVGQKQRLSAHQVIQGLALEPMSDDACPGFYKPTYQSALKADMETDRSSASLIYYLMTREVTIDPWHILTSDEILLYHAGAPMIQMLLYPDGTWEEIALGPEVDKGQVPQKVIPAGTWMGFVKKEVPEYDWGLYGVMVVPGWHIDDIRMVRDAQELETLRNKFPAAVSRATELGLF; this is encoded by the coding sequence ATGATAAAATCGATTCCCTGGTTAATTGTCGCGGGGGTAACGGCCATGACCATCGGTGGATGCGCCACCGTGGGACAGAAACAACGCCTGTCCGCACATCAGGTCATTCAGGGCCTGGCCCTTGAACCCATGTCTGACGACGCCTGTCCGGGGTTTTACAAACCCACCTATCAATCGGCCCTCAAGGCCGATATGGAAACGGACCGGTCCAGCGCCTCCCTCATCTATTATCTCATGACCCGGGAGGTCACTATCGACCCCTGGCATATCCTCACATCCGACGAGATCCTCCTTTATCATGCCGGAGCGCCCATGATCCAGATGCTCTTGTATCCGGACGGGACCTGGGAGGAAATTGCCCTCGGTCCGGAGGTGGACAAGGGCCAGGTCCCGCAGAAGGTGATTCCCGCAGGCACATGGATGGGCTTTGTCAAAAAGGAGGTCCCAGAATATGACTGGGGGCTTTACGGGGTTATGGTCGTGCCGGGCTGGCACATCGACGACATCCGCATGGTTCGGGACGCCCAGGAATTGGAGACCCTGAGAAACAAGTTCCCGGCTGCCGTATCGCGCGCCACGGAACTGGGGCTTTTCTGA
- a CDS encoding SDR family oxidoreductase → MPKNAFKDKVVVVTGAASGIGLAVCRRFSADGAKIGMLDMDSQALHEAQQALAGRGVECLAATCDVAQRDDCEAAVGQIMDGYGGIDVLFNNAGITQRGAFVDTDISVFEKVMAVNFFGSLYCTKAAIRSLIQRKGLIIVNESVAGLAPLLGRTGYSASKHALNGLFTSLRTEIRETGTHVMIVCPGFVQTNLQARALGCNGGVTAHPQSRVGGQDTPENVAEAIYRGALKRKHLLVLTPVGKISYWISRIFPVLYERMMARKLRAELQEM, encoded by the coding sequence ATGCCAAAAAATGCGTTTAAAGACAAAGTCGTAGTGGTCACCGGTGCTGCCAGCGGGATCGGCCTTGCGGTGTGCAGACGGTTTTCCGCGGATGGGGCAAAGATCGGCATGCTGGATATGGATTCGCAGGCCCTCCATGAGGCCCAACAGGCGCTGGCCGGCAGGGGGGTGGAGTGTCTCGCAGCCACATGCGATGTTGCCCAAAGAGATGACTGTGAGGCAGCCGTCGGGCAGATCATGGATGGGTACGGCGGCATCGACGTCCTTTTCAACAACGCCGGGATCACCCAGCGGGGAGCCTTCGTGGATACCGATATCTCGGTCTTCGAGAAGGTGATGGCGGTCAATTTCTTCGGGTCGCTTTACTGCACCAAGGCGGCCATCCGAAGCCTGATTCAAAGGAAGGGACTCATTATCGTCAACGAAAGCGTGGCCGGCCTGGCCCCGCTCTTGGGAAGGACCGGATACAGCGCCAGCAAGCATGCGCTAAACGGTCTCTTTACCTCTCTCAGGACCGAAATCAGGGAGACCGGGACCCATGTCATGATCGTCTGCCCCGGCTTTGTGCAGACGAATCTTCAGGCCCGGGCCTTGGGCTGCAACGGGGGCGTCACGGCCCATCCCCAGTCGCGGGTTGGTGGGCAGGATACGCCGGAAAACGTGGCTGAGGCTATTTACAGGGGGGCGCTTAAACGAAAACACCTGTTGGTGCTGACCCCTGTGGGAAAGATCAGTTACTGGATCAGCCGGATATTCCCTGTCCTTTATGAACGGATGATGGCGCGAAAACTGAGGGCTGAGTTGCAGGAGATGTAA
- a CDS encoding SprT-like domain-containing protein: MNPIAEEIKFQRVWIRELVREHEAICWGYRVDLARPMIEISKSRKEWGAWDPACRTIRISAALITGHSWDATLNVFKHEMAHQIVTDIFGAAEGHGPLFDRACAMIGVPEAYRGARGDAPRRIGDFRDEQIDSENMRMLDKVRKLLSLARSGNENEAFLAMQKANELIEKYNIDRIEQDRAAKFVYAIIHHKKKRVENYQRRICLILKDHFFVDVVYSSLYDATACQTYRTIELLGTVENVRIAEYVYYFLMNQMEVLWKVHQRKRSAPASRNKRSYRLGVVKGFHERLDRQAMERSGQYPSAETGGPRTLSALILAEDKALSEFTKTRFPRLSRYRCAGGNIDFTMFQAGRKDGEQLNLHRGIQHKDGFKGRLLTGSSSD; this comes from the coding sequence ATGAATCCCATCGCAGAAGAAATAAAATTCCAGCGGGTCTGGATACGGGAATTGGTCCGGGAGCATGAGGCGATCTGTTGGGGCTACAGGGTCGATCTCGCCAGACCCATGATCGAGATCTCCAAGTCCAGAAAGGAATGGGGGGCTTGGGATCCCGCTTGCCGCACCATCCGAATATCCGCGGCCCTCATAACGGGGCATTCCTGGGATGCGACCCTCAATGTCTTCAAGCATGAAATGGCCCACCAGATCGTCACGGATATATTCGGGGCGGCTGAAGGTCATGGACCGCTCTTTGACCGGGCCTGCGCCATGATCGGCGTGCCCGAGGCATACCGGGGGGCCAGGGGGGATGCCCCCCGAAGGATTGGGGATTTCAGGGATGAGCAGATCGACTCGGAAAACATGCGGATGCTGGATAAGGTCAGGAAACTCCTATCCCTGGCCCGCTCGGGGAATGAGAACGAGGCCTTTCTGGCCATGCAGAAGGCCAATGAACTGATCGAGAAGTACAACATCGACCGGATCGAGCAGGACAGGGCCGCCAAATTTGTGTACGCCATCATCCACCACAAGAAGAAGCGTGTGGAGAATTATCAGCGCCGCATATGCCTGATCCTGAAGGACCATTTTTTTGTGGATGTGGTCTATTCATCCCTCTATGATGCCACGGCATGCCAGACCTATCGGACCATTGAACTTCTGGGGACGGTGGAAAATGTCCGCATTGCGGAATACGTCTATTATTTCCTGATGAATCAGATGGAGGTCCTCTGGAAGGTCCATCAACGCAAGCGCTCAGCCCCCGCTTCCAGGAACAAGCGGTCGTACCGGCTGGGAGTCGTCAAGGGTTTTCACGAAAGGCTGGACCGGCAGGCGATGGAACGGTCCGGGCAGTATCCTTCTGCTGAGACCGGCGGCCCCAGAACCCTGAGCGCCCTGATCCTGGCGGAAGACAAGGCATTGAGCGAATTCACAAAAACGCGGTTTCCGCGATTATCCAGGTACCGGTGCGCCGGCGGGAACATCGATTTCACCATGTTTCAGGCCGGGCGTAAGGACGGGGAACAACTGAACCTTCACAGGGGGATTCAACACAAGGACGGCTTCAAGGGAAGATTGCTGACAGGCTCTTCCTCGGATTGA
- a CDS encoding HDOD domain-containing protein, with amino-acid sequence MPYIPRRSVPSGNYVVSECRELILEVFLGTCVGVSLCDREAGVGGLIHLLLPEPTSSDIFDRPETYASTGLPLFLKALYDAGASRDRLEARIAGGALVGPVAERDLILDIGGRTSETVERILNREGIWIGKSETGGYFSCRLSLDLSTLETLIEPLGKPPSLSPVTDFTKPSAEQLTRVIRSIQPIPQITLKVIRMLNDDDCCMGEIAKEIRQDQVLTAKVIRLCNSSFFCLKTNADSIDRALVMLGEKQFLQLVISASMEGFFEETAPGYSLCKGGLQKHALGTAMIAEKLSHFTGGVPTDNAYTAGLLHDIGKVVLDQSIAASYPYFYRRTQEDGVNLIELEQEVFGLSHADAGGRLAETWHLPENLTDTIRHHHSPEKASIMPELTHLVYVADLLMSRFLVGQELERLNTDGLASRLKRIGLRPEQFPFIVDSIPRQLFQTT; translated from the coding sequence ATGCCGTATATCCCAAGACGCTCGGTCCCTTCCGGGAATTATGTGGTCAGTGAGTGCAGGGAATTGATCCTGGAGGTTTTCTTGGGAACCTGCGTGGGCGTCTCTCTCTGTGATCGTGAGGCCGGTGTGGGAGGGTTGATTCATCTCCTCCTGCCGGAGCCCACCAGTTCGGATATATTCGATCGACCCGAGACGTATGCCTCAACCGGCCTTCCCCTCTTTCTAAAGGCACTGTATGATGCAGGGGCCTCCAGGGATAGATTAGAGGCCCGGATTGCAGGAGGCGCCCTGGTAGGGCCTGTCGCCGAGAGAGATCTGATCCTTGACATCGGCGGGCGGACCAGCGAAACCGTGGAAAGAATATTGAACCGAGAGGGGATATGGATCGGCAAGAGCGAGACAGGCGGCTATTTTTCCTGCCGTCTGAGTCTGGATTTGAGCACTCTGGAAACCCTGATTGAACCTCTGGGCAAGCCGCCCTCTCTCTCGCCGGTCACGGATTTCACAAAGCCCAGCGCAGAGCAGCTTACGCGGGTGATCCGTTCAATACAACCGATCCCTCAGATAACCCTCAAGGTCATTCGAATGCTGAATGACGACGACTGCTGCATGGGGGAGATCGCCAAAGAAATCCGTCAGGACCAGGTCCTCACCGCCAAGGTGATCAGGCTATGCAACTCTTCGTTTTTCTGCCTGAAAACAAACGCCGACTCCATTGACAGGGCCCTCGTCATGCTGGGGGAAAAGCAGTTTCTGCAATTGGTCATCTCGGCATCCATGGAAGGCTTTTTCGAGGAAACCGCACCCGGATATTCCCTGTGCAAGGGCGGCCTTCAGAAACATGCCCTCGGAACGGCGATGATTGCCGAGAAGCTGTCTCATTTTACAGGAGGTGTCCCGACCGATAACGCCTATACGGCCGGCCTGCTGCACGACATCGGAAAGGTGGTGCTGGATCAGAGCATCGCCGCCTCCTATCCCTATTTTTACCGCAGAACGCAGGAGGATGGGGTCAATCTGATTGAGCTCGAACAGGAAGTATTCGGGCTCTCTCACGCCGATGCAGGCGGCCGATTGGCCGAGACCTGGCATTTGCCGGAGAACCTTACGGACACCATCAGGCATCATCACTCTCCTGAAAAGGCATCCATTATGCCCGAACTGACCCATCTCGTCTATGTAGCGGATCTCCTCATGTCTCGTTTCCTTGTGGGGCAGGAACTGGAGCGACTGAACACCGACGGGCTTGCATCGCGGCTGAAGAGGATAGGGCTCCGGCCGGAACAGTTTCCTTTCATCGTGGACAGCATTCCCCGTCAACTCTTTCAAACCACCTGA
- a CDS encoding bifunctional riboflavin kinase/FAD synthetase: protein MSVIYDLKNLKHPLRNPVLTIGNFDGVHKGHLALFDLVKERARQIGGQSALMTFDPHPIKVVKPGNGPRLITLTRQKLKLIEKANIDVVFCIPFTMEFAAISAHDFVREILVRRIGVKEIVVGYDYTFGHDREGDIQFLQKEGQDFGFMVHVVEPIYVGDKLVSSTSIRKLIQEGNLSEARELLGRDYQVCGTVVRGKNRGGRLLGFPTANIELIDELVPKLGVYAVHVIVDHQTYNGVTNIGFNPTFGKGPFSVETHLLNFDGDLLGKQIGIQFIERLRDERPFGSVKDLSLQIREDILEAGKVFGSSGNDLTKPFSSGYRKSS, encoded by the coding sequence ATGTCTGTTATTTATGATCTGAAAAATCTGAAACACCCTCTTCGAAATCCGGTCCTGACCATCGGGAATTTTGACGGTGTGCATAAAGGCCACTTGGCTCTTTTTGACCTGGTCAAGGAACGGGCTCGACAGATAGGCGGCCAGTCGGCCCTGATGACCTTCGATCCCCATCCGATAAAGGTCGTCAAACCCGGCAACGGCCCCCGGCTGATTACGCTGACCCGGCAAAAACTGAAATTGATTGAGAAGGCGAATATTGATGTGGTATTCTGCATCCCCTTTACAATGGAATTTGCAGCCATTTCAGCCCACGATTTTGTCCGGGAGATCCTGGTAAGGAGGATCGGGGTCAAAGAGATTGTTGTCGGATATGACTACACATTCGGACACGATCGGGAAGGGGATATTCAATTTCTTCAGAAAGAGGGCCAGGACTTCGGATTTATGGTCCATGTGGTGGAACCCATCTATGTGGGCGATAAGCTCGTCTCAAGCACTTCCATCCGGAAACTGATCCAGGAAGGGAATCTCTCCGAGGCCAGGGAGCTGTTAGGGAGAGATTATCAGGTCTGCGGGACCGTGGTCAGGGGGAAAAACAGGGGGGGCCGGCTCCTGGGGTTTCCCACTGCCAATATCGAGCTGATTGACGAATTGGTTCCCAAGCTGGGCGTCTATGCCGTCCATGTAATAGTGGACCATCAAACCTATAACGGTGTGACCAACATCGGCTTTAATCCAACCTTTGGCAAAGGTCCGTTTTCGGTGGAGACCCATCTTCTTAATTTTGATGGAGATTTGCTTGGAAAGCAGATCGGCATCCAGTTCATCGAACGATTACGGGATGAACGGCCCTTCGGGTCGGTAAAGGATCTGTCTCTTCAGATCAGGGAGGATATTCTCGAGGCCGGAAAAGTTTTTGGTTCCAGTGGAAATGACTTGACAAAGCCCTTTTCGTCTGGCTATAGGAAAAGCTCTTAA